The Raphanus sativus cultivar WK10039 chromosome 6, ASM80110v3, whole genome shotgun sequence sequence GAGCATCCTTGCCTTATACCTCTGCTACTTGAGAAGAACCCCGCTAAATTCCCATTGACAGAGACTGAAAAAGCTGCAGTATCAATACATCTCATAATCCATGTCACAAACAGATCCGGATAACCCATTGCACGCATACTTCTCAATAAACTCCCAACTAACAGTGTCAAACGCCTTAGAGATGTCCAGCTTGATGGATGAGTTAGAGGATATCGAGGACTTGTGATAGTCTTTGACAAGTTCTGTAGCAAGCAGAACATTTTCTAGTAGAAGTCTGCCCTCCACAAACACACACTGATTTAAATGTATAGCCTCATGGAGTGTAGCCTTCAGCCTCTTAGCAATTATCTTTGAAACCACTTTATAATGACGTTGCTGCACGCAATAGGCCTAAAATCTTTCATTTTCTCCGCATCACTAGTCTTGGGGACCAGAGAGAGTAGAGTCGCATTGATACTGCGAAGCATGAACCCAAACATGAAAAAAGATTGCACAGTCGTGACAAAATCTTTTCCTACCACCTGCCAAGCTGCCTTATAGAATTCCATAGGGTAACCGTCTGGCCCCTGAACCTTATTCGCTGGCATTGAGAATAAAACTTCCTTTATTTCCCAGCCAGGACTAGAGCCTGCATCATCGCCACCATCCCCGTTGGACAGCTGTGGTCAATGATCCGAGTAAGTTCTTCTATGGAGACACTCTTCTCTGAGTTAGTAGAGCCgtttaagaaagattcaaaataaGAAGTAGCTTCTAACTTGATATCCGTTGGAGTAGTAAGGATCCTACAATCTCCCGTGACAATCCTTCTTATGGTGTTTCTGATACTTAATTGATGTctaaatttttatgtttggaTCTAggtgggtttggtttgggtttggatagtCTACCTGATAAATTTGTAGATAGCTATATTTAGTCTCATTTAATtgtcttttaataattttctgatttaaataaataataaattttctttaaaaagaagAGTATGtgagaatttttttcttttcggttAAGAGTACTACAGCCTTTGATTCCATCTTTGCTATTATGTGTTTTATCTGTCTCTCTATTTTCGGTTTCTCGTTTGGTTTCCGAACTAgtgtaaaaataaatgtttcgaatcatttttatttgataGTAGTTCTAAAAACATGGAGGCATTTATAATTGTTTGTTAGACACGCCAAAGTTGAGAAAAACTCTGAAATTATTTCAATATTAAAAGTTGGAAATATAAGAATTCTGAATCTAATATTTTCTGAAAGAATATCTTTTGTCTCATAGTAGTATTCACAAGACGAAGTTGACAGTGATAAGTATAATCTTCTTTGACATCATGACTAAGACCTTTAATTGATAGTGAACCAGTGTAATAAGCAAGAACTACAGTGCTATTAAACAGTGAAAAAGTAGGCACAGGTTAAGTAGAAAAATAGTACACAAGTCAAGAAGGGttgataggaaaaaaaaaacacaagactAGGAAAGATCGCTTCATTTTTACTAATAAGATACGTTTCTACACTCCCCAAAACTACTACATCCACAAAATTACCTTAAGCTAAGAATGTACATAGTTTCCCTGCTTCTCTTCTACATGACAGGAGTTGGATGTTTTTCTCAAAATGGAGCTGTCCAAGACCGTTGAAGCTTTCTCTTTGCTTGGTGTTGAGTTGCTTCCGCCATTTTCAACTGTTTTTCCCCATAACAtacagaacaaagaaaaaattgacATCACTCTACCAGCAATCTTTCACTCACAATTAATCTCCTTAAGAGTTAAGATAAGAAAAAGGTTACTGCACATAATAATGTAACATTTTAGAATTGGACTTCAAAAGATTGTACCTGCTCTTCTTGTCTCTTGAGTCTTGCATTTTCCTTCTGCAAGTGAGATACTGCAAGCTCCAGCTCGTTTGTATATGcctgaaatataataaaaatatataccattTTTTTAATACAGAGAAGAAACTGTAGATTCAACAATAAATTCAGTTTCTTTTCCTTCAGTTCACATGAAGTTGATAAGGAGAAGAAGAGTAAGGAGAGAGACATTCCTGTTTCCTAGCCCTGGACCGAGCAGCAGATTCTCTGTTCTTGATCATACGCTTATGCCTTCTGTCTCCTCTGCTTTCATCAGAATCTTGGCCTCCTCTTTTCTTCCCAAAACAACCAAACCTCGCAGATTCATCAAAGTGGGTGTTAATGGAGCGAGGGTTCAAGCTGAGAACAGTttcaggaggaggaggaagagagcgGTGGAGAGTGGtggaagcagaaggtggtggtTCTTGATTCAAAGGCTTGTTGAGGAAATCTTTGAAGATGGAGTTATTAGGGTTTTGATTGCTCAACATTGGCTCATGATTTATGTTTAGCTGACGATGTTGAAGCGACGCAAGGTTTATTTCTTTCCATACTTCTTCCATGGTGACTTGAGTCATGTTATCGGCTTGTGAATGTGATTGAGGTAATGGATATGATAATGAGGAAACTGAAAAAGCACTATGATTGATCTTATGCTTTGCTGATGACAACATTGGAGATCAGAACAACACCAAAAGCTTTGTATctttgagtgagagagagtagagagaagctgagagacagagaaagagagagagtttcttCTCTTTCAATCTCTCTCAATAGTCATTTCTGGTATTATTATGGTTGGGTCCTCCAGCACAAGAGACAAAGATGTAACTGTTcttgaacaaaataaaaataagttaatGTGATGACTTTTCTCGCTTAATCCAAAAGTTGATGGTGCTATATAAATCTACAGTTGTGACGTCAGACTTTTTCTCATAAGATAATCATTTCAACATTTACAAGATTTGATTATATTAGCAATTACATGATCCTTAAAGCCGGAGTTGGTGGGTAAGAGAtccttttgattttaaaaaggTGGCCAATAAGCCATGGTTTTGGTCTCACTTTAATATCACAATTCAACACACTTTAGATCGCTTTCAAGTGTCATATTTGctttagtttttactttttagccaatttttctgtttttttcaaatttactttTAGGTAAATATGTTTTGAAACGTTCATAGTCTTATAGTGTTGCTTACATTATGTCATAATGCATCTCTAAAGAGTGGAATTGATCGTCAAACTGGATCAAGTTGACAAAATTAATGCAATACAGCCACTTTAGTTACGTATATTAGTagtgttttctttattttttacaCCTTCACGAAACAAAACCAAAGGATAATGgtaattaatttttcttttcttcgtAGTCTTATCCTAGGGTTTTATCGTACTTAGACCATCAGCAACGCAGGTCTTTACAAGGGTTTCTAGAGGGAATCAGGGTTCACCAAATtgaaagaacaaaagaaaaaaatcgcGAGTAAAAGAACAAATTCGGTCTGTTCATACACTATTTTGCGGGTCCCACGATACGTGGCGGTCCACGattaattcaatttttatttttttttaatcagataaaaaaaagaaaaatttagaaactCAAAACGGGTTTCACGGTTAATCATGCTCTTATTGTTTATCCAATACAGTTCAGTAACAAAGCCGTAAGCACCTTATCATAACTTGGGATTGACCTAACTTCAAGTACTCTAGTTAAATATGTCTAGTGAAACAATATGCATAGATATAATAGTTAAGTACTCTCCTCCAGTTAAATATGGTCCGTGAAACAgtatgcaaatatatatatatatatctttgcaTATTATTATAAACACATGTTGTGATATTAAGATATGAATAACATTATAGTATAGGTTATGGAAACCAACTCTTCTCTGATAGAAACAGCGTATTGGTTGAGCGAAAGATAACTGACCCTGATTTGAttggttttttcttttcacaGAATCGAGAGCTATAATGCAAGGggatattcaaaaaatatatacagtAAGGTCTAAATTATATACAGTAAGGACTACAGATTCGAGTCATAGCACATGGTTTCATAAAACCGTACGATTTTCCCGATCTAAATCAAACCGGTTTTACATGAAGAAGATTTTACTCAGCATGTTCTATTCGATACGGGTTACAATCATATTGACAACACTGTATGGACCAAATATAATTCTTTCATAGAGAAATAGATCTATTTATCTCTGATGCACACATGACtgtatatttctttattttggTTGTATCTATATATTCGTTGACCCGCGTTGATCCGCCTAATTTCTGAGTTGACCCGCCTAATTCCCGAGTTGATGCCTAATTTCCGCCTAATTTCTGCGTAAAGTTTTTTCTTCTTGCATAAAACATTCTCgattattttattgaataacagagtttgtataaatattattaccaAATAATAACAATTAGCTATTAAATCCAAAACCATTGttcaaacccaaaaaaaatacatatatactgCATTTGGAGATTGTAACGTAGCAAACAAACCATAATCTAAATGATTCAACAAATCAAAAAGAGactgtttaattgtttttaataaaaaattatataattatgtcTAAGAACTTGCAACATCATGTTTAAAAATAgctaaataaattataaatatataaaattatatttaaaactaggTTCCGTGTAGTTCTGCGTAGTCTCCGAATACTCTCCGATTTTTTGATAACTCGTTAGGCGTAGTCTTGCCGCCCGACTAACGCCTAACGCCTAACGCGTTTCCCAACAGGGAATATGATACATTCTCCAATTCATAAAAGTTAAACATCTATATATACCAAAACTATTACTCTATTCTTCCACATCACCTAAACGATTTTCTTCAGTCATGTCTACAAATAACAGTGTTTCTATGCTTAACGCCATCAAGCCCTACAAACAGGGTTGGCGCATCCAAGTAAAGCTAATTCATTCATGGAGACAGAAGACCAACTATGGAGGAGATACTCTTGAGTTGATCTTCGCAGATGAAAGAGTTAGATGATTTATACTTggatttcaatattttttatcgTTGGATTGAACTAatctttgtatatatttttgtttcagggTGATAAAATCCTCTGTTCGTATAagagaaattatattttatatctcaaaataaaaaaaatatttataactcatatattatttaacaataataataCCAACTTAGAAGTTAAAATTTAGAAGTTAAAATAGTTGAAATGTTATATAACTATAAACGAAATTAAACACCCGTCCGGttgggcggatcaaaatctagtaagtTTTAAAACTGATTCtatattttttgatcaaaaactaaaaaactgATTCTATATCATAAAGCTTAACTTTTAAAAGTAAACCAAAACATGAAAGTGGCTTTATATCTTTTGTTTCCAAAATTATTTATCAAGCcgatttttgatgtttttattgATTGCTCTTTACAAGATATTTCTATGATGTTTTTTTCTGCGTAAATTGTTTCCTTTTCCATATGGAGTTAGTTAgattattacaaaacaaaataacacttgttattttttattaatttaacgCAAGACTATATTAGTTACCTTTTTGTGCAAATAAATTTTGAACCTGAACCGAACAAAAAGAACCGGTTCTAGTTCGGTCAAATCCAATATTAAGAACATCTAAAATTTGTATACCAAAATACCGGGATTGTCCACGAGACGACAAAGCATGAGTGTGACGTGGTAAGCTCCTACGTATAGAAAAAATGTAACGCTCCCGACTGGCTATGGTTAATAGGTCTCTCACGCCTGCTTTCTCGGCCTGTGAGCTCCATTCCGTTAGAACGGTTGGTTCATTAATTTTTTCGAAgactcgaaatcattgtttattgatcctgcaatcaccacatgacatTTCTCCGTGTTTTGATCTCATTGCACGCTATCGTGAACCACTTCTCGTAGATCACATATGCTTCCACTACTCCAGATCAAATACGCTTAACTCTAGAGTtttaaacggatgtgtgacggaaaaggtaaatCATTTTGGTGGCATAAGTAGtcaaatcaattttcttaaaCCTTTCCAGATATCATAATGGTACAACAAATTTCATATGTATGTCTTGCTCTTTGCCAAACTTTGGTGACATATGTAGCCAAATTAATTCTGTTAAGCTTTctatatatcacaactcgggatttTACAATTCACTCCCTCTTAAAGAACTCAACGTCCTTGTTGCGTCCCACGACAATTCTCAAGACGTCTCTCGGGTTAGAATCGAAATGGCTAACCAGCTTTGATACCATTTGTAACACCTCCGAccgtccacggctaatgggcctcTCAtacccgctctctcggccccaTCTCATTCCAATGGTCGGTCCGTCAAGTTTTCCGAAGACttgaaatcattgtttactgatcctgcaatcaccacatgacttTTTCCCGTGCTTCGGCTTCACTGTATGCTATCGCggatcacttcccgataggtcatcCATctttccactactccagctcaatcACGCTGAACTCTGAAGTTATAAACAGATGTATGACGgaaaatgtaaattattttggtGGCATAAGTAGtcaaatcaattttcttaaaCCTTTCCAAATATCACAACTCGGAATGGTACAACAAATGTCATATGTATGTCTTGCTCTTT is a genomic window containing:
- the LOC108808908 gene encoding bZIP transcription factor 27; its protein translation is MLSSAKHKINHSAFSVSSLSYPLPQSHSQADNMTQVTMEEVWKEINLASLQHRQLNINHEPMLSNQNPNNSIFKDFLNKPLNQEPPPSASTTLHRSLPPPPETVLSLNPRSINTHFDESARFGCFGKKRGGQDSDESRGDRRHKRMIKNRESAARSRARKQAYTNELELAVSHLQKENARLKRQEEQLKMAEATQHQAKRKLQRSWTAPF